The following proteins come from a genomic window of Meriones unguiculatus strain TT.TT164.6M chromosome 13 unlocalized genomic scaffold, Bangor_MerUng_6.1 Chr13_unordered_Scaffold_34, whole genome shotgun sequence:
- the LOC110562861 gene encoding zinc finger protein 431-like encodes MSSPWEVEKGSLHLCRFDYVVGSQTQTALTYNDVNVNFTQEEWALLDHSQRSLYKDVMLETYKNLNVIGYNWEDHNIEECCQSARRHARCENSHSGEKLSEDPQYEVFAHYSNSHTCKTMHTGENRYECKQCGKAFAHNSHLLRHKRTHTGEKPYECNQCGKAFAHNSHLLIHERTHTGEKPYECNQCGKAFADKSVLLRHKRTHTGEKPYECNWCGKAFACNSNLLIHKRTHTGEKPYECNQCGKTFAHSNHLLRHKRTHTGEKPYKCNQCGKAFAYNSILLIHKKTHTGEKPYECDQCSKAFTCNSNLLIHKRTHTGEKPYECNQCGKAFAQNSHLLIHKRTHTGEKPYECSQCGKAYARNSRLLIHKRIHTGEKPYECKQW; translated from the exons ATGTCCAGTCCCTGGGAGGTGGAGAAGGGGTCCTTGCATCTCTGCCGCTTTGATTACGTcgttgggagtcagacacag actgCGTTGACATACAATGATGTGAATGTGAACTTTactcaagaagagtgggctttgctggatcatTCCCAGaggagtctctacaaagatgtgatgctggagacctacaagaaCCTCAATGTTATAG gctacaattgggaagatcataatattgaagaGTGTTGTCAAAGTgctagaagacatgcaag gtgtgaaaacagtcatagtggagagaaactctCTGAAGATcctcaatatgaagtctttgcacattaCAGTAATTCCCACACATGTAAAACTATGCATACTGGTGAGAATCGctatgaatgtaagcaatgtggtaaagcctttgcacataatagtcatctcctaagacataaaaggacacatactggagaaaaaccttatgaatgtaaccaatgtgggaaagcctttgcgcataacagtcatctcctaatacatgaaagaactcacactggagagaaaccttatgaatgtaaccaatgcggtaaagcctttgcagataagagtgttctcctaagacataaaagaactcacactggagaaaaaccttatgaatgtaactggtgtggtaaagcctttgcatgtaacagtaatctcctaatacacaaaagaactcacactggagagaaaccttatgaatgtaaccaatgtggtaaaacctttgcacatagcaatcatctcctaagacataaaagaactcacactggagagaaaccttataaatgtaaccaatgtggtaaagcctttgcatataacagtatACTCCTAATACATAAgaaaactcacactggagagaaaccttatgaatgtgaccaatgtagtaaagcctttacatgtaacagtaatctcctaatacacaaaagaactcacactggagagaaaccttatgaatgtaaccaatgtggtaaagcctttgcacagaacagtcatctcctaatacataaaagaactcacactggagagaaaccttatgaatgtagccaatgtggtaaagcctatgcacgGAACAGTCGTCTCCTAATACacaaaagaattcacactggagaaaaaccttatgaatgtaaacagtggtaa